Below is a genomic region from Medicago truncatula cultivar Jemalong A17 chromosome 3, MtrunA17r5.0-ANR, whole genome shotgun sequence.
GGATGTCCTCTATTCTTCTCCAATAATCTGTTCCCAAAGTATAAACAAAAACTTCCTTTcgtatctctttttttttttttaatttttatattcatGTGATCGTATCCCATGGttcccaatatatatattttttatattagttttcaattgatttttttttgtccaatcTTACAATTTCGACATTGTCAATTTTACTTACCATGTTGCTGTACTCGACTCTTaattaccatattttttttattcccaTGCATATCTGCCACAATCTTTCTTTACATATTGTTTTTGTCAATTTGAACAACCATATGTATACTTTAGAAACAGTATGTTTTGTGTGTTACTACTGTTTCTATCCAtccacaatataatcatcttcACTTTAGATAGAAATAATAAGGTAGAAATCCAAGGAATACGCAAATGCAAAAGGGTACGATATAGATCATAAAGTCAAAATTCCAAACAACTTCGACTCAGCCCCATTATCGATGTTTTAGACCATTATTATTGTTATGTTCATCTATCCAATGTTCTGAACAATTTGAGCATCAAAATGGAAATAGCAGACGAAAGAGTAGCATATATAAGAAAGAAACTCAAAGCCTATAACTATCAGATCAATGTTAATAGAGGTAGTCAAGTAGAATCAGTTTGAAGCTTTAACTTCAACAACTAAGTGCAGCAAATCAGAAGAGTAAAAGaggaaaaatttgttaaagctaGCATGATTGCTTGTTTGTAATCCCAGTAATTTGTCAAAAGTGTATCTCGAGATAAATGGTACTATGCATGCAGTTTGTGGCGTGTGGAGATGGGTCGCTCCTCCAAGGGCAGAGTTTCTCGTGTGGTTTTTTATGCAAGAGAAGTTGAATACTAATAGTAAACTGTGGAGATTAAATATTATACGAGATTCCAATAAAGCTTACTCTTCGGTTTGTAGTTCGAATGAAGTAAGTtgtttgtcatttatttttacattgcaGGTATAGTTAGCAAGTTTGGATGGCCATGTTGCAGTGGTGGCATATTGAGTTACCTATTTCATAAAGTCTGGAGCATTGGTTCCAATGCCAGATCGTGATCGAGCTATAGTGCTTGGAGGGTTTCGAAAGGAACTATGGATTTCTGTGTCATGTTTTTCTGGTAAATTTGGTTGGCATCAACAAAACAGAGttgtgattgaaaataaaaaaataaattgcaaaataattttgtaagGAAGCCAGGATCGGCAGGCATAAGCAGTGTCCTTCAGGATTTGCAAGGAAATAGGTTAGCCGAATTTCCTTTGCGTTAGAGTTAATTCTAGATCAGCAGGGGAGTCTGTAACACGGTCGTTCATTTTTTTACCTCCATTCAAAATCCATATACAACAGTGTACTAGTACACCACAGTGAAATAGAAAGCACTGATAAGAAAGTATACAACAATTGTATATTTCCCATTAGAACTACAGTCAAAAATTATCTACTATGAAATTCTACGATTGTCCAAAATCTGACCTCACGTCCACAATGACCCAAAGCCAAAACCATGGAAAAAGATGGGACGAAATTCTGCATCATTTCTATCACAGGCTGCTTAATTGACAACTGTTACATGGTTCCTATGATACCAAGACTCCAGTCAGTAAATCCATCATTAAAGCAAAAAAATCACCACATGATAGCCAAGGTAGGATCCTATTGCATATATTCATTGTTGGAGAGACATAGACTCCATTTTGGTGAATACATATTTACTAATTTCAAATCCAAAATTACTTGGTAATGTTTCTTAAGATTATGTAGTTGAATTATAACATGAAATTAATTTGTATGATTATTCATCACTTAATGTATTTTGCtacaaaaataaactttttgacCCTCCAAGGTAGGAACAGAACCAATGCAATCATACTTTAAGACGCTGTAAAATCATATGGTTGGTAGTTATTTCTAGTTTAGAAATAATCTTCCCATGTCTGCAAGAGCAGAAGCAACGAGTCAAGCTCCGACAGACCCAGCCTGAttctaaaaatgtaattttttgatCACTTTATTTTTCCTACAGAATGTTAGAAAGGTCTGATACTATTTAGGTcgaatcaactttttcaaaatacaaatcaaacaggATACAATATATCTCATGCGTTGCAACTCCCAATCAACTGAGTTGAACTCCAAGGGGAAGGGTTTATGACCGTGAAATTCAGGTAAAAGTGTAAATTTCAACTCATATTAAATCATCACTTCGTACAGTTGTGACTGTGAACTGATTAAGCATCTCACCAAAGTAATTCTGCAAAACCTCCTCCTTTAAGAATATCTAATGGCAATATCATCAGAAGGACTAATTAAGATGCCATACACCAAAAGTACATAAAGTTGAGAGAAAGAGAGTAACAGAGTAAAGAGAGGATCATATAGTAGTAACTAAAATAGCTATTTGTGCTATTTCTTATTGCAATCATGTTTCAttgttttattaaattcaatCTTCCTAAATAGATAATAAAACAAGAGTACATATAGTTGTACACATGAATACAATCCAACAACTCAAACTAACAAACAATTGAAATAACAATTTTTCAgcataaaataaattacataaaaaatgttatatatatatatatatatatatagacacacacactaATATTTAGAACAAGGTGATATCAAACTCTCTATGTAGACTTCTGGGTCCATCAAATAATCGATGTTTTGAATCTTAGGAAACTTCAAAGTACCACTTTTGGAATTGTAAACAACTAACTTCACTTTACTACTACTTACCAATTCATGAACTTTCATCAGAAGTTGGTCATCCTCGGTAACATATAAAATCTTGGTGTTGATCCACAAACCTCGATATCTCATGTAAGGAACGTGGTACAATTTAGTCCAAGAGTCTGTATTTCCATATTCCTTCATAACCCAAACATCCCAAAACATATCACAATTTGCAAAAATGCACAAGCAATCTTTCAACACCCCCAAGTCATGATTGTTAGCAATACGCGTACGAGGCAACACCGGGGTCCAAAGATTTTGATATGACTCATTCTCCAAATCAAGAGAAAcaatcaaaattcttaaattatcATGTGTCAACCAATTAACGGTGCTACTCATAAATACTCCCGGTTTACTAGATGTATTTAAATATGGGAAGTCTTGTATCCTTCTCCAAGAATCTGTACCCAGCGCAAGAACACGGACTTCATATTTGCCCGCGCGGAAGGAATTGTCCGTGACGAAGGAAATAACAACAGTCTTATAATTACGAATGAAATGATCATACCCAAAGCTATACAAAGAAATATAGGCTCTTCTGTTTGGTGAAGTTTCCAAAGGAGGcaatatcttgaatttttgaatGGAAGGGTTCCACAAAACAGCACAACTATTAAAGTTGGTCTTAGCGATACACACGATACCGTCGCATGAGTATGCGCAAGAGTGACTATTCATTAGTCTGTTTGGATAATTGAGTTGTGTCTGCTTTACCCTAGAAGTTGAAAAAATAGATTGGATTGGAGAATCATAGAGAAATAACTTACCTAAGTTGTTGGTAGATCTTAACATTAGGCGGTTACGTTTGGTTGACATTTGAAGGTGCTTTTTAGCAAATTTGGGATCAGATATTAGAGTATTAAAGGACTTGCAGAGGCAGCGAAGCTGCACGAGTAACTTTACAGGAAGCCGGCACAGAATCTCCGCCACAAGATCGAATGGAAGAGTGGGCAGTGGCGCCCTATCTCTGCTTTGGAATATTCTATTCAACCATCTTAGCAACATAGTTGATTTCCGTCCTGTGTTGCGATTTACAAGAAATTTCACCATAACGTTCTTCTCAAATAAAATAGAACAAATTTGTATCGGATGAGTGTTTTTGACTTTgcttaaaatttgtttttattatgtaTCCCTTTTCTCGTTTTTTTTCCTCCGTAATTCATTGCGTTTTcgtgcaacttttttttttatactatccaTCACATCACTACTCgttatcaaaacaaaacacggtgtgaatatttgttttggtCTTTGAAGCTTAATCCACACCTTTCGTGTGAAAAAAGGTTGATTTTTGTCTAGTAATGATACTTTTGTGTCTGGTTACACACGACAACAAAATTCATACCCCcaaaccaaacccaatttgacgAATTTTCCTCATTTTGACTGGGTTTAGGTTTTCGATTGTAAAACACAAATATGGGACAGGTAACAGGGATATATCTACCCACCCCGAACTCATGCCCAAATATGTCCCAAAtatagaaaatcaatttattaccCTTTTGTATAAATAGAAACTCAAACCTTGAATCATTTCACTCACACAATCTAAGTCTCACACTTCTAGATGACACTCGCTTGtcatatttctctcttttctcctttCATGTCTCACACTCTATCGAcctctctcttctccttcaCCATAGTCACCAATTGTTATCTCTTTGCTGAATAATGCATTACAAAATTACGTTCAGGGGTgcaaaatacttttatttttataaaaataaatccatTGCGATCATCGAGATGAGGCGGGAATACCCGAGCCCGACCGTGACGGGGATGTGATTCGATTTCTCATCCTTACTGGATATGGATATGGTATCTTGTAGGTATATGGGAGTAGGGTTTGAGGAtggggaaggtaaaacccgtccccaccccgcctTATTTTGTCATCCCTAATTACAACCCATAATAACTAAAATATCTCTATTAATATTGttagattaaattaaaaaaatgtcaatttaatGAAATGTTGAAGCATATACAATGAAGCTCTCCAGTTTTTAGTGCCTATGTGGGGTTCAtgtatacatatttatttatagtttgtCTATTACTAGTGAAAAGACGGGCACATACGAGACTGTCTTTCCGTTCTTATTATTACGCTAACGTTTTAAAATTATcaacgatgtttttttttttagcaaaagaaaaaaaatataatctaaattctagtttgttacactttttaaatgataattgaaaaataactacacatatatattcatatcgtgtttcCCTTCCTTGGACTGGggcaccatcccctcaccctagaatttttgtaaccaaaaaatatagtgtttgttacatttttttaatatttaaatttattcttatcaataaagtaaataaaataatttagaataaagtaaattaataaattaaacgAAATtcgaataaataaattagaataagtaCACAAcattaattcaaataaaaatggcgtattgaataaataagttCGACAAGAACACAACattaattcaaaaaatagacaattttatttagttataaTTTCATCTACGTTACATTACATTGTGGtatcattacattacattagGTACGGAATGCACCTTCAAACTACAACAATTTTCTTACCTCTGAAatgtcaaattcaaacttgctaaacacCAGGACTCCAGCATTCGCCCAACActcatgttttttctttgaaaagaataaatttttgttaggcttgctttagatgatgttattcaagtgccaacgaaacgaggttcattccttgacacttcaataccttcatctaaaccagcctaacaagaatttaatcttttcaaaagaaaaacatgaatgtTGGGCGAATGTTGGGGACCTGGcatttagcaagtttgaatttccatttcagaggtaagacaattgttgcagttggaaggtgCATTCCCTACCTAATCACGATCTTCTGGTGGAATCAGACtcttgatgatatcttcagttgatctcagcaacgttacccgcatatcgatccactggaacatgcaGTGCTCCGAAAACATGTTCTTCACGTTTTcatcgttcgttaattccatcCAACTGAATGATATTCTCCcgtcgtcgagcgttggacgtttatagcAAACACATTCCACTCTCCTCGTGTCTCCGGGGTTGACTACTTGGTTGAATTCATCAAGTTGATCATTGAGACCTCTTagcgttacaccaaggcactgAACCTTCAACCGCTGAGGTTCTCCGCTGTTCGattgtgcatgaacgtcgatccacccgaccattgtttcaaatctacacaataagaaattaaaaacaatcaatgaaaaactcattcaaacatttcatcaaacactggaGTGCAAATTTTACATAAACCTTAAAAATtataactacaacataaacatgcacaCATCTAaacaattaatcaatataagtcatttacatGCAACATTGCATCACTTCTtgcaaaacaaatcaaaattaagGGTCTTCAAAAGCTTCATGGTGCTCTTGGCAACATTCATTCCATTAAACGACATTaacaatttatatttgtgtAGAGCCTCTGAATTCAGTTGCAAGCcctttgtttttcaattttaattgatCTGAGTAAGCTTCATACAAATAGTTGAGCTACAAAACAATTGCTTATTTCCTTGATGTGAATACCGAGAAGCAGCCATGGATAACTATATTTTATGGGATATTAGAGCTTTATTAAATGGATATTTTAGGAGCTTATTTCATAAGATCATACCCATACATTCCCTATTGGACCTTATGCTTTGTTGGCTAGAATGAATGTTACCAAAACATCAGCAAAGATGTCTTTTGAAGAGAAAGATTTGTTAAAGAATATTTATGGGATCATTTGAGCTTGAAGAACCATAGGTTACAAATTTATCAGAAATTGTAGTTTCATAGACACCTCATAATGATAGGTGTGATTTTCGGTTTCTTTTTTGGACCTCCTGAAGAATGTCAATATTCATTTCACCATTTTTAAGATAATATAATACTCTAATATTTATAGGAGAAGGTTGATCGTAAATTTTGTGAACTGTGTTTGATTTCATCATTCATATGCAACACTAAAGTAATGTAACAAAATTCCGAATTGAGCAAGCATTTTTGTTGCATGAATGCCATTTTGTTTCCTTTACCATTTTTATACTCTATTTGAccgtaaaaatgatttttataggTACCATCTTTTTACTATAAGTTTTataacagatttttttttaaaaaaaaacaattcaaatgaaaaattggtttgaatagcttctcttaaaatattattctaaatatttcatcattttgctataacttttctttaatactaagattttaaaaaatctttaaaataagAAGCTATTTCAATTTTTACTAGGAGCAATTTTTACAACCTTGAGGATAAGATTGGTTTTGATGGGATAGATAATGTTATGATTATGAAGGCCGAaaccaaagaaaataaaaatacaataggTGGAATGAAGTGGTGACTCAACTACACtatgtttattattttgttatcaattatgttatgaaATATGGCTATGTAATCACGAGATCAGATTAAAGGTTAGAGCATTAGTGATGCTTTTGAGGaatgttgataaaaaaatttaggatTATGCAATGGAACAAGATTAATCATAACTAGGATGGGAAAGTTTGTGCTTGAAAGAAAAGTGATATTTGGAAGTAATGTTGGTGAGAAAGTTTTTATACTCAAGTTATCTCTTTCATTGTTTAACATTAATAttccttttaagtttcaaagaAGACTCGTTagctgttttatttttttacaatgtcTATTAATAAGAGTCAAGGGCAATCACCTAAAAAAGTTGGAATTTATTCGCCAAATCCATGTTTTTGCATGGTCAACTCTATGTTGCAATATCAAAGGTCACTTTAAGAGATGGATTGAAGATAGTAATGACTGATAAAGATGGTGACAATATACCACTACGATCTCAAATGACGTTTATCATGAAATATTTTGTAATGTATAATGATGACATAAAACTTTAACAATAATTAGACTAcgatatattataaatatgttaTCATTACTATATAATATCCATGTTTAATACTTATCAAACTATTTCTATCAGatactatatatttattttgttataacatATTCGTTTTTGCTCTATTGCACGGGTCAAAAGACTAGTTGTTTCAAACATTAACTTGTATTAGAGAAACTCATATCAAGATTAAGTCAAAAGTTCAAAGCACACAAAAACAACACGGTGTGGAATTCCTCAATGAATTCAATATAATTAGATCCTGATAACATTGAAAATCCGAACAATACAACTTTCAAGAATGCCATATTTTCTTTATTGTATGCACTTAATTTCACAACTTTGCAAGAACCGATCAATTTATTGCATTTTCCTGCAAGTCCTTCAACTGGAGTATACTTGTAGATCTTGAATCAAATAAGAACGTATTTTATTGCATCTTGAACATATTTTATCTACAATCAAGTTTTTTTCACAAGTTAGTAACTAAAGTTTATATCATAAGCTAATATTATGAGATAGaagataattaaaattagtCTTACATGTACATGTGATTCAAGATGCACACGTCTACATGCATACATTATATACACATTTGTTTCTCTAAATAAGGGTAAATAGAAACAGAGAAGGATGCAAAAATAACATTACTAAACCAAACAATCTATCtttaaaagttgttgaatgcacCTTTCACCTTATAATATCTTGTAAGATATCAACCTTTGCCGATGGTGAGTTTTGAATCAATAAGTCTATCATTCCGTCAGGTATTGATGAAGATaggtatgtttttattttcaatgacTTCAAGTTACACAAGTAAGAGAGTTCAACGTTCAATAAATCAGGAACCAAGGAAAGAACCTAAGCAATCAAGAAGCATAGGATGAgttatatttttgataaaatttataattaaataccATTTATAAATCAGAATTATCGATACAATATAAAGTACCTCAAGAGTATTTGAAGACAC
It encodes:
- the LOC25488468 gene encoding F-box/kelch-repeat protein At3g23880, which produces MVKFLVNRNTGRKSTMLLRWLNRIFQSRDRAPLPTLPFDLVAEILCRLPVKLLVQLRCLCKSFNTLISDPKFAKKHLQMSTKRNRLMLRSTNNLGKLFLYDSPIQSIFSTSRVKQTQLNYPNRLMNSHSCAYSCDGIVCIAKTNFNSCAVLWNPSIQKFKILPPLETSPNRRAYISLYSFGYDHFIRNYKTVVISFVTDNSFRAGKYEVRVLALGTDSWRRIQDFPYLNTSSKPGVFMSSTVNWLTHDNLRILIVSLDLENESYQNLWTPVLPRTRIANNHDLGVLKDCLCIFANCDMFWDVWVMKEYGNTDSWTKLYHVPYMRYRGLWINTKILYVTEDDQLLMKVHELVSSSKVKLVVYNSKSGTLKFPKIQNIDYLMDPEVYIESLISPCSKY